In Streptomyces qaidamensis, one DNA window encodes the following:
- a CDS encoding NfeD family protein codes for MPWFLWLLAAAALGAAEFFTLTLVFGLLAGAALVAAVVAGVGVGLLGQLLALGAAAAAGLVLVRPVALRHMAQQPFIRDGSDALIGKRAEVVQEVTATRGLVKLAGEEWSARALDESHVIPVGALVDVMEIEGATAIVYPRELLP; via the coding sequence ATGCCGTGGTTCCTGTGGCTGCTCGCTGCCGCGGCGCTGGGTGCCGCGGAGTTCTTCACCCTGACCCTGGTCTTCGGGCTGCTGGCGGGCGCCGCACTGGTCGCCGCCGTGGTCGCCGGTGTGGGCGTCGGCCTGCTCGGCCAGCTTCTGGCCCTGGGGGCAGCGGCAGCGGCGGGCCTCGTCCTCGTCCGTCCCGTCGCACTGCGGCACATGGCACAGCAGCCCTTCATCCGCGACGGCAGCGACGCGCTGATCGGCAAGCGGGCCGAGGTCGTGCAGGAGGTCACCGCGACCCGCGGCCTGGTCAAACTCGCCGGCGAGGAATGGTCCGCCCGCGCCCTCGACGAGAGCCATGTGATCCCGGTGGGAGCGCTGGTGGACGTCATGGAGATCGAAGGGGCCACCGCCATCGTCTACCCCCGCGAGCTCCTTCCCTGA
- a CDS encoding SPFH domain-containing protein, with translation MDPVVIPILLAALVIVFLVASTVRIVPQARRYNIERFGRYRRTLQPGLNLVLPVADRINTKLDVREQVYSSDPRPVITEDNLVVNIDTVLYYQITDPRAAAYEVADYLQAIDQLTVTTLRNVIGSMDLEETLTSREEINSRLRAVLDDATGKWGIRVNRVEIKAIDPPHTIKEAMEKQMRAERDKRAAILHAEGERQAKILTAEGTKQKDILEAQGTQQAMILRADGEAKAVELVFQAVHRNNADPKILAYKYLETLPHLAKSDNNTFWVIPGELTEAVRTVTRAFGDESTADPPRPARAEEAAGADEAEASHEPRIPQLDTGSTVALDAAAAADEAGKQAAAAVNDAKAEAEAAKSSQVPHLGRPSGD, from the coding sequence GTGGATCCAGTTGTCATCCCCATTCTCCTGGCGGCACTCGTCATCGTCTTCCTCGTGGCCTCCACCGTGCGGATCGTCCCGCAGGCCCGCCGCTACAACATCGAGCGGTTCGGCCGGTACCGCCGGACGCTGCAGCCAGGGCTGAACCTGGTCCTGCCGGTGGCCGACCGCATCAACACCAAACTCGACGTGCGCGAGCAGGTCTATTCGTCCGACCCCCGGCCGGTGATCACCGAGGACAACCTCGTGGTGAACATCGACACGGTGCTCTACTACCAGATCACGGACCCGCGGGCGGCGGCGTACGAGGTCGCCGACTACCTCCAGGCGATCGACCAGCTCACCGTGACCACGCTGCGCAACGTCATCGGCAGCATGGACCTGGAGGAGACGCTCACCTCGCGCGAGGAGATCAACTCCCGGCTGCGCGCCGTCCTCGACGACGCCACAGGCAAGTGGGGCATCCGCGTCAACCGTGTCGAGATCAAGGCCATCGATCCACCGCACACCATCAAGGAGGCGATGGAGAAGCAGATGCGGGCCGAGCGCGACAAGCGGGCGGCCATCCTGCACGCGGAAGGGGAGCGGCAAGCCAAGATCCTCACCGCGGAAGGCACCAAGCAGAAGGACATCCTGGAGGCGCAGGGCACACAGCAGGCCATGATCCTGAGGGCGGACGGCGAGGCCAAGGCGGTGGAGCTGGTCTTCCAGGCCGTCCACCGCAACAACGCCGACCCCAAGATCCTGGCCTACAAGTACCTGGAGACGCTCCCGCACTTGGCCAAGAGCGACAACAACACCTTCTGGGTCATCCCGGGGGAGCTGACCGAGGCGGTCCGGACCGTCACCCGGGCGTTCGGCGACGAGTCGACGGCAGACCCTCCCCGCCCCGCGCGGGCCGAGGAAGCAGCCGGCGCCGACGAAGCCGAGGCCTCGCACGAGCCCCGGATCCCGCAACTCGACACGGGCTCGACGGTCGCCCTGGACGCCGCCGCGGCCGCCGACGAGGCAGGGAAGCAGGCCGCCGCGGCGGTGAACGACGCCAAGGCGGAGGCTGAGGCGGCGAAGTCATCGCAGGTGCCGCACCTGGGGCGGCCGTCCGGCGACTGA
- a CDS encoding DUF5994 family protein — protein sequence MTATISHPPTTEAVDRLSSLPLRLSLAPTGSAPALLDGAWWPHSRDLAAELPSLTAVVDPLWGRITRVTVNPAQWPVIPRKVPVPGHVVNVGWFREEQDPHELLLLSYHVGRWNLLVVPPRTAPDSAAWLMAAASDPRGMSTASRLMEEAERLRTLRDADRAVEAVWDFEGGHESRDSAAPPRAPAMTGTVPQQPRGR from the coding sequence ATGACTGCGACCATTTCCCACCCGCCGACGACCGAAGCCGTAGACCGGCTCTCCTCGCTCCCTCTGCGACTGTCGCTGGCTCCCACCGGCTCCGCGCCGGCTCTGCTGGACGGCGCCTGGTGGCCCCACTCCCGCGATCTCGCGGCGGAACTCCCCTCCCTGACCGCCGTAGTGGATCCGCTGTGGGGGCGGATCACCCGGGTCACGGTGAATCCCGCCCAGTGGCCGGTCATCCCGCGCAAGGTGCCAGTCCCCGGGCACGTGGTGAACGTGGGCTGGTTCCGGGAGGAGCAGGACCCGCACGAACTTCTGTTGCTCTCCTACCACGTGGGCCGCTGGAACCTCTTGGTCGTCCCGCCGCGGACGGCTCCCGACTCGGCCGCCTGGCTGATGGCCGCCGCGAGTGACCCGCGCGGTATGTCGACCGCGAGCCGGTTGATGGAGGAGGCGGAGCGCCTGCGGACGCTGCGCGACGCCGACCGGGCCGTGGAAGCGGTCTGGGACTTCGAAGGAGGACACGAGTCCCGCGACTCGGCCGCACCTCCGCGGGCGCCGGCCATGACCGGCACGGTGCCGCAGCAACCGAGGGGAAGGTGA
- a CDS encoding STAS domain-containing protein — MPLPRLNVHRRDHTARSLISLSGEIDLATAPLVQAALAECLNDGMGITDVDLTGVTFCDASGLNVFLTASGLATEAGTILRLHHPPPIMARIIEITGSGFLVHELPTRAAPSRRSPEEAQSRAVR, encoded by the coding sequence ATGCCCCTTCCACGGCTGAACGTCCACCGGCGCGACCACACAGCCCGCTCGCTGATCAGCCTTTCGGGGGAGATCGACCTGGCCACCGCCCCGCTCGTACAGGCCGCGCTGGCCGAGTGCCTGAACGACGGCATGGGCATCACGGACGTCGATCTCACGGGAGTCACCTTCTGCGACGCCAGCGGACTCAACGTCTTCCTCACGGCATCGGGGCTCGCCACGGAAGCCGGCACGATCCTCCGGCTGCACCATCCGCCGCCGATCATGGCCCGCATCATCGAGATCACCGGCTCCGGGTTCCTGGTCCACGAGCTCCCCACCCGCGCAGCGCCCTCACGTCGATCTCCCGAAGAGGCTCAATCTAGGGCGGTGAGGTGA
- a CDS encoding PP2C family protein-serine/threonine phosphatase: MTDGGRQPGRVGVDRSEGFGERLLGVLLDRAHEMPPDLIAPLVAEEVARVGGREVSILLQDYEQVLLVPLPGRRLKVGGPEPVEDSPAGEAFLSLRTVEAPQGGSVRIYLPLLDGSDQIGVMAVTLDNVDDDDRRLLRRLAALVADMIVTKDAYTDQFFQARRSAPMSVAAEIQWSLLPPLSMTVPQVEVAGILEPAYDVAGDSFDYALNGDILHVAMLDAMGHGLDAATMATVAVGAYRHTRRAHTDLSRVYAFMDRAINDQFGPDHFVTAQMMVLDITTGRLQWVNAGHPAPFLIRDRAVVDRLESPTTLPVGFGGEEPVVSERMLQPGDRLLCFTDGLIEEHQADGQQFGEEQLIEWTNRILRDRTEVRAVVRALSHALKHERGGTTTDDATIFLVEWRGGGADHLTALD, from the coding sequence ATGACGGACGGTGGGCGGCAGCCGGGCAGGGTCGGGGTGGACCGGTCGGAGGGGTTCGGCGAACGACTGCTGGGTGTGCTGCTGGACCGTGCCCACGAGATGCCGCCGGACTTGATCGCCCCACTCGTCGCGGAAGAGGTCGCCAGGGTCGGGGGGCGGGAGGTCTCCATCCTCCTGCAGGACTACGAACAGGTGCTGTTGGTGCCGCTGCCGGGCCGGCGGCTGAAGGTCGGCGGCCCCGAGCCGGTCGAGGACTCCCCCGCGGGCGAGGCGTTCCTGAGCCTCAGAACGGTGGAGGCGCCTCAGGGCGGCAGCGTGCGGATCTACCTGCCGTTGCTGGACGGCAGTGACCAGATCGGGGTCATGGCCGTCACCCTGGACAACGTCGACGACGACGACCGGCGGCTGCTGCGGAGACTCGCCGCTCTGGTCGCGGACATGATCGTCACCAAGGACGCCTACACCGACCAGTTCTTCCAGGCCCGCCGCAGCGCTCCGATGAGCGTGGCCGCGGAGATCCAGTGGTCGTTGCTGCCCCCGCTGTCGATGACCGTTCCGCAGGTCGAGGTGGCCGGCATCCTGGAGCCCGCCTACGACGTGGCCGGCGACAGCTTCGACTACGCCCTCAACGGCGACATCCTTCACGTGGCCATGCTCGACGCGATGGGCCATGGGCTGGACGCGGCGACCATGGCGACGGTGGCCGTCGGCGCCTACCGCCACACGCGACGGGCCCACACCGACCTGTCCCGGGTGTACGCGTTCATGGACCGGGCCATCAACGACCAGTTCGGCCCCGACCACTTCGTCACCGCACAGATGATGGTCCTGGACATCACCACAGGCCGGCTGCAGTGGGTCAACGCCGGCCACCCGGCTCCGTTCCTGATCCGTGACCGCGCCGTGGTGGACCGGCTGGAGAGCCCCACCACGCTGCCCGTCGGCTTCGGCGGCGAGGAGCCGGTGGTCAGCGAGCGGATGCTGCAACCCGGCGACCGGTTGCTGTGCTTCACCGACGGTCTGATCGAGGAGCACCAGGCCGACGGGCAGCAGTTCGGTGAGGAGCAGCTCATCGAGTGGACCAACCGGATCCTCCGCGACCGCACCGAGGTACGGGCGGTGGTGCGGGCGCTGTCGCACGCTCTGAAACACGAACGGGGCGGCACCACGACCGACGACGCCACCATCTTCCTCGTCGAGTGGCGGGGCGGCGGCGCCGATCACCTCACCGCCCTAGATTGA
- a CDS encoding fatty acid desaturase family protein, whose product MTTHSIVRPPPSERPGSDFARLSRKIADAGLMGRRPGYYALRITVVAGLYVGGWATVALIGDSWWTLAAAAFLAVVFGQVALLAHDAAHRQVFRRRRASEVSGRIAGAGIGMGYGWWQDKHTRHHANPNHEDLDPDLDPDLLVWSQDQARDATGLPRVIGRWQAFLFFPLLTLEGFNLHVSSVKALANRSLKHRGLDGVLLFAHFAVYLTVLFWLLPLGMAIAFLAVHQCLFGVYLGSLFAPNHKGMPILKGEDRPDFLRRQVLTSRNVRGGRLTDIALGGLNHQIEHHLFPSMPSPNLRRARTIVRRHCEDLGVDYVETGLITSYRLALVSLHQAGAPLRRPRAAA is encoded by the coding sequence ATGACCACGCATTCCATCGTCCGCCCCCCGCCCTCGGAGAGGCCCGGCAGCGACTTCGCCCGGCTGTCGAGGAAGATCGCCGATGCCGGCCTGATGGGCCGCCGTCCCGGCTACTACGCCCTGCGGATCACCGTGGTCGCGGGGCTCTACGTCGGCGGGTGGGCCACCGTCGCGCTCATCGGTGACAGCTGGTGGACCCTGGCCGCCGCCGCTTTCCTGGCCGTCGTCTTCGGTCAGGTCGCCCTGCTCGCCCATGACGCGGCCCACCGGCAGGTGTTCCGCCGGCGCCGGGCCAGCGAGGTGTCCGGACGGATCGCCGGTGCCGGTATCGGGATGGGCTACGGGTGGTGGCAGGACAAGCACACCCGCCACCACGCCAACCCCAACCACGAGGACCTCGACCCCGACCTCGACCCCGACCTGCTGGTCTGGTCCCAGGACCAGGCCCGGGACGCCACCGGGCTCCCCCGCGTGATCGGCCGCTGGCAGGCGTTCCTGTTCTTCCCGCTCCTGACACTGGAGGGCTTCAACCTGCACGTGTCGAGCGTGAAGGCGCTGGCCAATCGCTCGCTCAAGCACCGAGGGCTCGACGGCGTCCTGCTGTTCGCGCACTTCGCGGTCTACCTGACCGTCCTGTTCTGGTTGCTGCCCCTCGGTATGGCGATCGCCTTCCTCGCCGTCCACCAGTGCCTGTTCGGTGTCTACCTCGGCTCCCTCTTCGCGCCCAACCACAAGGGCATGCCGATCCTGAAGGGCGAAGACCGCCCGGACTTCCTGCGCCGCCAGGTGCTCACCTCGCGCAACGTGCGCGGCGGCCGGCTCACCGACATCGCGCTGGGCGGGCTGAACCACCAGATCGAGCACCACCTGTTCCCCAGCATGCCCAGTCCCAACCTGCGCAGGGCGCGGACCATCGTCCGGCGCCACTGCGAGGACCTGGGCGTGGACTACGTGGAGACCGGGCTGATCACCTCCTACCGGCTGGCCCTCGTCAGCCTCCATCAGGCGGGAGCTCCGCTCCGGAGGCCCCGGGCTGCCGCGTAG
- a CDS encoding ice-binding family protein, whose protein sequence is MKLKIPQATDRRSVSGILASALAATVAAVLVAVTPTPALAIATAPGLGTAASYSVLAGQGVTNTGPTVLYNDLGTSPNPAVTGFPPGEVRGAVHRGDAQAAQAKSDLVTAYNNAAGQAQDFPLDSVIGAGQTLDPGVYTRESGGVQINGTLTLDAHGDPNAVWVFQIPSTLITATSSQILLTNGASACNVFWQVGSSATLGTNSVFVGTIMALTSISVTTGTNIEGRALARNGSVTLDNNRIFLGGCAGATTGGTTTGTTAGTTTGTTTGTTTGTTTGGGLLGGGLVTGGLLGGPIASPGSTSGNVAGSTSGNTEGNTAGNTAGNTAGNTTGGNGGGNGGGHGGIGGANGGGHDEGPGKPDHDDKPGRPGQGGGHGHGKPGHDDSDHGKRPHEDYGYGDQPHEKYGYGDQPHQRYGHDGTPKGHEGDDHSNRHDG, encoded by the coding sequence ATGAAGCTGAAAATCCCTCAAGCGACTGACCGGCGTTCCGTGTCCGGCATCCTGGCCTCAGCCCTCGCAGCGACGGTTGCCGCCGTGCTGGTCGCTGTGACGCCGACGCCGGCGCTGGCCATCGCCACGGCCCCGGGGCTGGGCACAGCGGCCAGCTATTCCGTCCTGGCGGGCCAGGGCGTGACCAACACCGGCCCGACCGTGCTCTACAACGACCTCGGGACCTCCCCGAACCCGGCTGTGACCGGATTCCCGCCCGGTGAGGTGCGTGGTGCGGTGCACCGCGGGGACGCCCAGGCCGCTCAGGCCAAGTCGGACCTGGTCACGGCATACAACAACGCGGCCGGCCAGGCACAGGACTTCCCGCTCGATTCGGTGATCGGTGCGGGCCAGACGCTGGACCCAGGTGTCTACACCCGTGAATCCGGCGGTGTCCAGATCAACGGCACGCTGACCCTGGACGCCCACGGAGACCCCAACGCCGTCTGGGTCTTCCAGATCCCTTCGACCTTGATCACGGCAACGTCCAGCCAGATCCTCCTCACGAACGGCGCTTCGGCGTGCAACGTGTTCTGGCAGGTCGGGAGCTCGGCCACCCTCGGCACCAACTCCGTCTTCGTCGGAACGATCATGGCGCTGACCTCGATCAGCGTGACGACGGGGACGAACATCGAGGGCCGGGCGCTGGCCCGTAACGGCTCCGTGACGCTCGACAACAACCGGATCTTCCTCGGCGGGTGCGCGGGCGCCACGACGGGTGGCACGACCACCGGAACCACCGCGGGCACGACCACCGGCACGACGACCGGCACGACGACCGGCACGACGACCGGCGGAGGACTCCTCGGCGGCGGTCTCGTCACCGGCGGTCTCCTGGGCGGACCGATCGCCTCGCCCGGCAGCACCTCGGGCAACGTCGCCGGCAGCACGTCCGGGAACACCGAGGGCAACACGGCCGGCAACACTGCGGGCAACACGGCCGGCAACACCACCGGCGGGAACGGCGGCGGGAACGGGGGCGGGCACGGCGGAATCGGCGGCGCGAACGGCGGCGGGCACGACGAGGGCCCGGGCAAGCCGGACCATGACGACAAGCCCGGAAGGCCGGGCCAGGGCGGCGGACACGGCCACGGCAAACCCGGCCACGACGACTCCGACCACGGCAAGCGGCCCCACGAGGACTACGGCTACGGCGACCAGCCCCACGAGAAGTACGGCTACGGCGACCAGCCCCATCAGAGGTACGGCCACGACGGGACGCCCAAGGGGCACGAGGGCGACGACCACTCCAACCGCCACGACGGCTAG
- a CDS encoding DUF5819 family protein, with protein sequence MASGIDAADVKEIQHSESGPDVRECPDVAAAPPKLPRGARALKAGLCAMVVLCVLASVVHVLLVFLHVAPANTVSKRYGSQINAWVFPFFEQNWRLFAPDPESVNRQILARTARTDSDGSFEVSPWSDLTAVDGSAVERHVFPSHTAQNMLRRAWAGYADSHGGTDTARTERAVMMRTYLTNIAADRLAAQKGDTFDFVQLRVVTRPVAAPGSEAGTRPPKPSENRLLPWWKVTRHAE encoded by the coding sequence ATGGCAAGCGGAATCGATGCGGCGGACGTGAAGGAAATCCAGCATTCCGAGTCCGGTCCGGATGTGCGGGAATGCCCTGACGTCGCGGCCGCTCCGCCCAAGTTGCCGAGAGGCGCCCGTGCTCTCAAAGCGGGTTTGTGCGCCATGGTGGTCCTGTGCGTACTGGCGAGTGTCGTGCACGTGCTTCTGGTGTTTCTCCACGTGGCGCCGGCCAATACGGTATCCAAGCGATACGGCTCCCAGATCAATGCCTGGGTGTTCCCCTTCTTCGAACAGAATTGGCGGCTTTTCGCCCCGGACCCGGAATCCGTGAACCGGCAGATCCTGGCGAGAACCGCCCGCACCGATTCCGATGGATCGTTCGAGGTGAGCCCCTGGTCCGATCTCACCGCCGTGGACGGCTCCGCGGTCGAACGTCATGTCTTCCCGAGCCACACGGCACAGAACATGCTGCGTCGCGCCTGGGCCGGCTACGCCGACTCGCACGGAGGGACCGACACGGCGCGCACGGAACGCGCCGTGATGATGCGGACGTATCTGACCAACATCGCCGCGGACCGCCTCGCCGCCCAGAAGGGCGACACGTTCGACTTCGTCCAGCTCCGCGTCGTCACGCGGCCCGTCGCCGCGCCCGGATCAGAGGCCGGCACTCGTCCGCCGAAGCCGTCCGAGAACCGGCTTCTGCCTTGGTGGAAGGTGACCCGCCATGCCGAATGA
- a CDS encoding HTTM domain-containing protein — MPNETRRTAHPGAGTWLGERITAGWDLLTGRPVSLYAASVLRIGYGLLYLVFLLREFPHRHEIWGPGSPWTPALARELFEQTGWVSVLVLSDSRAFLELCYGLALVTSALFMLGWRTRVMSVLFAVVVTSFHARAIFMTDGGDNLILLMALYLVLTACGRRWSLDARRNRLKSVPADSAPRASGNPLTRQLSDARCVLVTVAHNCGMFLIAAQVCLLYGSAGLYKVQGSTWGSGTALHYALNLELFRPWPVLSDFVDQHSLVIAIAGHLTVLLQVAFPFVLFGRLKYPVLTLLLGMHIGIAVLMGLPLFSGAMIVADAVFLPDRFYTLLPHLGRRVLRRTDGEPAPVPAAGAGAVPAQGGPGGVLASKYPVALPAERNDTHDRPEAASPRLPSKGP, encoded by the coding sequence ATGCCGAATGAGACCCGGAGGACGGCGCATCCCGGCGCCGGCACATGGCTCGGCGAACGGATCACCGCCGGATGGGACCTCCTGACCGGGCGGCCGGTGTCCCTGTACGCCGCGTCGGTGCTGCGCATCGGCTACGGGCTGCTCTACCTCGTCTTTCTGCTGCGTGAGTTCCCGCACCGGCACGAGATCTGGGGCCCCGGATCTCCCTGGACGCCCGCCCTGGCCCGCGAGCTCTTCGAACAGACGGGCTGGGTCAGCGTGCTGGTCCTGTCCGACAGCCGGGCCTTCCTCGAGCTCTGCTACGGGCTGGCCCTCGTCACGTCCGCGCTGTTCATGCTGGGCTGGCGGACCCGCGTCATGTCCGTCCTCTTCGCCGTCGTGGTGACCTCCTTCCACGCCCGCGCGATCTTCATGACGGACGGGGGCGACAACCTGATCCTGCTGATGGCCCTCTACCTCGTCCTCACCGCCTGCGGCCGACGCTGGTCCCTGGACGCGCGCAGAAACAGGTTGAAATCAGTTCCTGCCGACAGTGCGCCGCGAGCGTCGGGAAACCCCCTCACCCGGCAACTGTCGGACGCCCGGTGCGTCCTGGTCACGGTCGCCCACAACTGCGGCATGTTCCTCATCGCGGCGCAGGTCTGTCTCCTCTACGGATCAGCCGGCCTGTACAAGGTCCAGGGCAGTACCTGGGGCAGCGGCACCGCTCTCCACTACGCCCTGAACCTCGAACTCTTCCGGCCCTGGCCCGTGCTCTCGGACTTCGTCGACCAGCACTCGCTCGTGATCGCCATCGCCGGTCACCTGACCGTGCTCCTGCAGGTGGCCTTCCCGTTCGTGCTGTTCGGCAGACTCAAGTACCCCGTTCTCACCCTGCTGCTGGGCATGCACATCGGCATCGCCGTACTCATGGGGCTGCCCCTCTTCTCCGGGGCGATGATCGTCGCCGACGCGGTGTTCCTTCCCGACCGCTTCTACACCCTGCTGCCTCACCTCGGCCGTCGCGTGCTGCGGCGAACGGACGGCGAGCCGGCACCGGTACCGGCGGCAGGCGCCGGAGCCGTCCCGGCGCAGGGCGGGCCCGGCGGCGTACTCGCCTCGAAGTACCCGGTCGCGCTTCCCGCCGAGCGGAACGACACCCATGACCGCCCGGAGGCCGCGTCCCCTCGGCTCCCTTCCAAGGGGCCCTGA
- a CDS encoding low affinity iron permease family protein codes for MILKHPSDRGGSRSKPFERLAENASRFTSSAAFFGICLILVAVAVTLHVIGLPITWLLFVGEAMSALTLLMVALLKNSELRAERAVQRKLDAIAAALLEGQEGNGPGEAHRRLRSALDRGESS; via the coding sequence ATGATTCTCAAGCACCCGTCCGACCGCGGAGGCTCGCGGAGCAAGCCGTTTGAGAGGCTGGCCGAGAACGCCTCGCGGTTCACCAGTTCGGCAGCGTTCTTCGGGATCTGCCTGATCCTGGTCGCCGTGGCTGTCACCTTGCACGTGATCGGTTTGCCGATCACGTGGCTTCTGTTCGTGGGCGAGGCGATGTCGGCCTTGACCCTGCTCATGGTGGCGCTGCTGAAGAACTCCGAGCTGCGGGCCGAACGCGCCGTCCAGCGCAAGCTCGACGCCATCGCGGCAGCCCTGCTGGAAGGACAGGAGGGCAACGGCCCAGGAGAAGCACACCGGAGGCTACGGTCCGCCCTCGATAGGGGAGAGAGCTCCTGA
- the nhaA gene encoding Na+/H+ antiporter NhaA: MAATPPRTPFLGLLPWPERQAVARALRTETVGGLVLLAAAVVALVWANTPLSSAYTTIRDFHFGIPALGLDLSVGHWTSDGLLTVFFLVAGIELKRELVVGSLRTPATAALPVIAAVCGMAVPAAFYAVTVAAGGGSMDGWAVPMATDIAFALAVLAVMSTHLPTALRAFLLTLAVVDDLGAILIIALFFTSDLNYWALAGAVAGLVVFYVLQRQRVKGWWWYVPLGVAIWALLYNGGVHATVAGVAMGLILRTVRDKDEKESPAERTGHQLHPLSAGVCVPLFALFAAGVSVSGDALGKVFTTPEPLGVIAGLVAGKILGIFAGTYLAARFTRARLNPDLAWADVLALATLAGIGFTVALLIGELAFPGTAVGEHVKAAVLIASLTAALLAALLLRRRNAVYRRLYEEENLDEDADGIPDIYQRTEAGGT, encoded by the coding sequence TTGGCCGCCACCCCGCCCCGCACCCCGTTCCTCGGTCTCCTCCCCTGGCCCGAACGACAGGCAGTGGCCCGGGCCCTGCGCACCGAGACGGTGGGCGGCCTCGTCCTGCTGGCCGCCGCGGTGGTCGCACTGGTGTGGGCGAACACTCCGCTCAGCAGCGCGTACACCACGATCCGCGACTTCCACTTCGGGATACCCGCACTGGGACTGGACCTCTCGGTCGGCCACTGGACCTCCGACGGACTGCTGACCGTCTTCTTCCTGGTCGCCGGGATCGAGCTGAAGCGGGAACTGGTCGTCGGCTCGCTGCGCACCCCGGCGACGGCGGCGCTGCCCGTGATCGCCGCCGTGTGCGGCATGGCCGTGCCCGCCGCGTTCTACGCCGTCACGGTCGCGGCCGGCGGCGGCAGCATGGACGGCTGGGCGGTGCCGATGGCCACCGACATCGCCTTCGCCCTGGCGGTCCTGGCGGTCATGTCCACCCACCTGCCGACCGCCCTGCGGGCCTTTCTGCTGACCCTCGCGGTGGTCGACGACCTCGGCGCGATCCTGATCATCGCCCTCTTCTTCACCTCGGACCTCAACTACTGGGCGCTGGCGGGCGCGGTCGCCGGGCTGGTCGTCTTCTACGTGCTGCAGAGGCAGCGGGTGAAGGGCTGGTGGTGGTACGTGCCGCTCGGAGTGGCGATCTGGGCGCTCCTCTACAACGGCGGCGTCCACGCCACCGTCGCCGGGGTCGCCATGGGCCTGATCCTGCGCACCGTCCGCGACAAGGACGAGAAGGAATCACCCGCGGAACGCACCGGTCATCAGCTGCACCCGCTCTCCGCCGGCGTGTGCGTGCCGCTGTTCGCGCTGTTCGCCGCCGGGGTCAGCGTCTCCGGCGACGCGCTGGGCAAGGTCTTCACCACCCCCGAGCCCCTCGGAGTGATCGCCGGGCTGGTCGCGGGCAAGATCCTCGGCATCTTCGCCGGGACCTATCTCGCCGCCCGCTTCACCCGCGCCCGGCTCAATCCGGACCTGGCCTGGGCCGACGTCCTCGCCCTGGCGACCCTGGCAGGAATCGGTTTCACGGTCGCCCTGCTCATCGGCGAGCTCGCCTTCCCCGGCACGGCCGTCGGCGAGCACGTCAAGGCCGCCGTCCTGATCGCCTCACTCACCGCCGCCCTGCTGGCCGCCCTGCTCCTGCGCCGCAGGAACGCCGTCTACCGGCGCCTGTACGAGGAGGAAAACCTCGACGAGGACGCCGACGGCATCCCCGACATCTACCAGCGCACCGAAGCGGGCGGCACCTGA